GAGTCGGTGATTCGACTGCCAGATATCTCAGATGCAGAGGCGCGAGATACGCTTCAGGTGATTACCCGCCAAAACCATCGCTTAACCCGTTTAGTCAGCGATCTGCTGCTGCTATCCCGGCTCGATATTCAAACCACAGCCCCTGGCTTTTCCTGCTGCCTACAAAACATCCTAAGTGATATTGAGGAGGAGATGGCAGCATTGTCTATAGCCAAGAACATTGACCTAGTGCTCGATCAGCCTGCAACCCCGCCCCTGGTGGTGATTGGTCACGAGGAGCAGCTCTACCGCCTGGTACTGAATGTGGTCAGCAATGCCCTGCAACATACCCCGACCAACGGCAAGGTCACCACTCACCTTAGAGCTGTGGATAAGCACGCCCTAATTACGGTAGAAGATACCGGGGCGGGTATTCATCCCAACGATCAGCCTCGAATTTTTGATCGCTTTTATCGCATTGAAAAGGATCGATCGCGCCAGAGCGGTGGGGCGGGGCTAGGTCTGTCGATCGCACTGGCGATCGCCCAGGCCCACGGCGGCAGCATCCACGTTAAGAGTGCTGTTTCTAAGGGTAGTACCTTTACCATTAAGCTCCCTCTCGCCAGTGCGGGTATACCCCTAAAGCAGCTTCGCTCGTCGCAGCAACACCGCATGAATCGCCATAACCACAGTTGAAAGGTTCATCAGTAAGACACCCACTGTTGGGGACAGCAAAATTTCCAAAGCCGATAGCACCCTCACCGCTAGGGGAATGATGAGCACGTTGTAACCCATGACTCAAAGCAGATTTTGGATCATCTTGCGGTAGGTCGTTTTGTCCAAAACCAGCGCCTTTACGGCATGGGGCAGACATATCAAATCCGATTAGCTACGCTATTCATGTAAGCCTGTAGCATTCCCAGATGTCTGTAGCTTCGTTGCTAAGGCTCTCCGTTACACAAAAGTCGCTAAAAGTGTTACTGGACGAACAATTCAGGATGCGATAGCCAAAGTCAAGGTACTGCAAATGCTTCAAGAGATTCTATACTATCATAAAGTCTTAGGCACTTTACTGTAATTGGGCTTGAGCCTTTTGAGGAAAAGATCGGCTGAAATACTATGATAAGCACTTATTCCACATGAATAATGTCTCTCATATTGAACCAGCTATATCGATGAATAGCATAGGGCAAGCCAATTAACAAGGCTAGAAACAAAATAGAAAGAATAATTCCGAACGGTAGACCAACAGTAACCTTTGATCCTAAAAAAGTTAGAGCAAAGGTTGATGGAATCATGCCAATTAGGGTTGCTGTAGCATAAATAGGCAGCGAAAGTCCTGTGATACCTGCCCCATAACTAACTAGGTCAAATGATAAGGCAGGAAGCAAGCGCGTGACGAAGATGATCCAGCCAAGATAAACTTCCCCTCGATTTTTAGAAAAGTAGATGAGCTTACCCGTCAATGCGTAAACAGTCGATCGCCCCAAGGTGCGTCCAATAAAGTAAGCCAGTAAGCTACCTAAAAACCCGCCCATGACACTATAGATGCCGGCCCAAATTGGCCCCCAAATCATGCCAGCCGCAACCGCTAGGGGAGCGCTAGGGATGGGACTAAGGACAACAGATAAAATTAGGATGCCAATGTAGGCGAGTACTCCCAACCATCCCCAGCTTTGAATCGCTTGCTCCAGTCCTTGTGCGGAGAATAGGTCAAAGCCTTGCTGCACCCAAAGCCAGCCACACATCAATAGACATAGCAGCAGAATGCTGTAGGCGATCGCGTTCTGACGATTGGGATCCCGCCGCTTCCTTAGTCGCTTACGTTTCATAAAAGACTAACCAGGACATGGCCCGTTGTGACACGTTGGTGCACGGGCAGTGTTAGCATCATAGAACGATTTGACAGCGGTTGGAGCGTAGCTGTCTAGCTTTTGTAGATATCCCTAAGCAGTGAGAGCGATCGCATTCGTTGACTCACGGTTACGAATCCAGTTCATTCCATGTTTTGCCACCATCTTGTGATTGAAAGACAGCATTGTTCTCATTGACAGCATAGAGAACTTGGGCATTCGTGGGAGCAGCTGCCATGTATAAAACTGTGTCCTCTAATTCATCGCTCCAAAGTTCCCAAGATTGTCCGTCATCCATGCTACGGTATAATCCAGCACCCGTAGAAGAGATACGGTATCCTAACATTATCGTTTGATCGCCCTCTGCTTGTAGCGCTAATCCGGTGATTGGAGCAGTGGCTGTACTGAGCAT
This genomic interval from Candidatus Obscuribacterales bacterium contains the following:
- a CDS encoding TVP38/TMEM64 family protein; the encoded protein is MKRKRLRKRRDPNRQNAIAYSILLLCLLMCGWLWVQQGFDLFSAQGLEQAIQSWGWLGVLAYIGILILSVVLSPIPSAPLAVAAGMIWGPIWAGIYSVMGGFLGSLLAYFIGRTLGRSTVYALTGKLIYFSKNRGEVYLGWIIFVTRLLPALSFDLVSYGAGITGLSLPIYATATLIGMIPSTFALTFLGSKVTVGLPFGIILSILFLALLIGLPYAIHRYSWFNMRDIIHVE
- a CDS encoding ATP-binding protein; this encodes ESVIRLPDISDAEARDTLQVITRQNHRLTRLVSDLLLLSRLDIQTTAPGFSCCLQNILSDIEEEMAALSIAKNIDLVLDQPATPPLVVIGHEEQLYRLVLNVVSNALQHTPTNGKVTTHLRAVDKHALITVEDTGAGIHPNDQPRIFDRFYRIEKDRSRQSGGAGLGLSIALAIAQAHGGSIHVKSAVSKGSTFTIKLPLASAGIPLKQLRSSQQHRMNRHNHS